GGCGGCACCCGCTACGTGGGCCTGCGGGTCCACAGTGCCCAGGGAAACGAGGTGGACTTTACGGCGCAGCTGAAACTGGAAGGTGGCGAGCGCTACAGCTTCCGGGAACGCAGCCTCTTTCGGCAGGACGGCGAACAGTGGCTGTACCTGCGCGGGGTCGAGGAGACGTAAGCCGGGAACCGCCCGCCAGGCCAGCGCGTAGCATGAGGCATGACGGACAGCCAGACCACCCGCAACACCACCAGGCCGCTTCAGGTGCGCCCGCCAGGCCGGCGGGCGGCGTGGGCCATCGGCGGGGTGGTGGCCGCCGCGCTGCTGCTGAGTCAGAGCCTCAAGGTCATTCCAGCCGGCTATGTGGGCGTGGTCTTCAGCGCCTTCAGCGGTGTGAAGTCGGGCGTGCGGCAGGAAGGCATCCATTTGCTGATGCCGTTTGTGGACCGCGTGAACCTCTACGACGCCCGCCTGCAGGAAGTCACGCTCGCCCACAACATCAACGACGGCGACGAAGGCGCCATCCGGGCGCGCAGCCAGGAGGGCCTGGACATCACGGCGGACGTGACCGTGCAGTTCCGGATTGACCGCGCCAAGGCCGCCATCTTACACAAAGAACTAGGGCGCAACTACCTGCAAACGGTCATTCGGCCCCAGGTGCGCAGCAAGGTGCGCGACGCCATCGGGCAGTTTAGCGCCGCCGACCTGATCAGCACGCAGCGGCAGGCGGTGGAGGCGAGCATCACTACAGCGCTGCGTCAGGTCTTCGAGCGCAATAATCTCGTGCTGGACAGCGTGCTGCTGCGCGAACTGCGGATTCCCGACAGCGTGGCCAAGGCCATCGAGCAGAAGCAGACGGCCGAGCAGCAGGTGGCCGTCGAAAAAAATCGTTTGCAGCAGGCCAATATCAGCGCGCAGCGGGCGGTGGTGGAGGCCGAAGGCGCGGCCAAAGCTTCGGTGGCCAAGGCGCGCGGCGAGGCCGAGGCGCTGTCGCTGCGCGGCCGGGCGCTGCGCGAAAACCCGCAGCTGATTCAGCTGACAGTCGCCGAGAAGCTCTCACCCGGCATTCAAACCGTCATGCTGCCCAGTGACGGCAACTTTCTACTGGACGTGGCCAACCTGACCAAGCCCAAGACCGGCAACTGAACGCATGGTGGTCTTGCTGCTCATCGTTATTTTTGCGGGCGTAATCGGCATCGTGTATGTGGACAACACGACCAAACGGGTGCGCGCCCTCCCGCCAGAACGGCGTTCAGACGCGCTGCCCGCGCCGCCACCCGCCGTTCTCCCTGGCCCCGAGACGCTGGCCTTGCGTCTGCCCGAGCCGGCGCGCGCCCGCGCGTGGGCGCTGCTGTGCGGGGTCAGAGACGCGCTGGCCACTGGCGAGACCGACCCCCGCAGCCGCTACCTGCTGACCCAAACCCAGGAGCGCTACCTCCCCGACACCCTGCACGCCTACCTGGCCCTGACCCCGGAAGCCCAGGCCACGCTGCGCCAGCAGGGCCAGCCGGCCGAAGTGCTGCTGGCCGAGCAGCTGACCCTGCTGGAAGATGGCGTGCGCGAGGCCCTGCGCCGCGACCACGCGGCCGCCGACCGCCTGCTGACCCAGGGCCGCTTTCTGCGCGAGCGCTTTGGTGCTGGAGAACTGGTACTGGCAAAGGCGCCAGACCCTGAGAAGTAACTTCTGGTTTTAGGAACTGGAGATAGGGCTGAGCAGTGGGCTTCCCTGTGCTGAGTAACCCGCCGCGACGAGCAGGCAAGGAGGGGAACACCAATGCTCAGCTGCGCACCATGGCCCTCTCACGCCAACGGACACTTGCGTAGATCAGTCGCAGACGTTCTATGACCCTATGCCTATGGCTAGGAACAATGGGAGCTTTTAGCGGGTGTGATGTTGGCAAGGCCAGCACACTTGCCACCGTCAGGCTGTGTCACACCTTTAGCCCTAAGCGGGTGCTGGTCCAGTTCACCCGGCTGACACGCCCCCTCCATCCCTTAGCCTGCGGACATGATACGAACGGCTTTTCTGGGACTCGGCGCGATGGGCTTTCCGATGGCAGCACATCTGGCGCAGCAGGCACAGGCGCAGGGCGAACAGGCGCTGGTGTGGAACCGCACACCTGGCCGCGCCGAGGCCCACGCCGAGCAGCACGGCAGCTTGGCGGTTGCCCTGACCGACACCGCGCAGGCCGACCTGCTGCTGACCTGCCTGCCCACCAGCAGTGAGGTGGACGAGGTGATGCAGACCCTGCTGCCGCACCTGCGGCCCGGCACCGTCTGGGTGGACTGCACCAGTGGCCACCCAGACGCCGCGCGGCGCCAGCAGGAGACGCTGGCCGCGCGGGGTATCCCCTTTCTGGACGCCCCCGTCAGCGGCGGCACATTGGGCGCACAGACCGGCACCCTGACGGTCATGGTAGGCGGCGACGCGGCCACGCTGGCACAGGTTCAGCCGGCTCTGACCTTTGCCCGCAAGGTGGTGCATGTGGGGGGCACCGGGGCGGGGTTTGCCGTCAAGGCCGTGAACAACGCGCTGCTGGCCGTCAACCTGTGGGCGGCGGGTGAAGGGCTGGCGGTCCTGGGCCGCGCAGGCGTGCAGCTGGGCGCAGCCCTGGACGTGATTAACGCCAGCAGTGGCCGCAGCAACGCCACCGAGAACCTGATTGGTCAGCGGGTGCTGACCCGCGAGTTTCCCGCCACCTTTGCCCTGGGCCTGCTGGCCAAGGACGCGGGGATTGCCAGCGAACTCACGCAGGCAGTCGGAGGCAGCGCGCCCGTGCTCGCCCAGGTGGCGGCCCTGCTGCGCGGCGCAGCCCGTACGGTGGGCGCCGAGGCTGATCACACAGCCGCCCTGAAAGCGATTGAGGCCATGAACGACCTGGAACTGCGCTGAAGGCAGACCGCGAGAACAGCCAGAAGGGCCGGCTCTCCCCTCTTACTTCATGCCGGGGTCGCTGGCCAGCTTGAGCTGCTCCATGCGGCCCACCAGACCGAGCCAGGTGGTTTCGTCGAGGTCGTCTATCTCCTGGCCAGCGTGCGCTTCGTTCAGCACCTGGCGCATCAATTCGGCTTCTCGCAGAGTGGCAGCCTGGTGGCCCATGCGGGCCAGGATGGGGTCAAGAGACATGGCAGCACTGATGGTCATGCCCCGAGGGTAAAGAGGCCCGGAGCCGTCGGCATGAAGCGCAGGTAGGGCCAGCTTCACGCTCGGTTCTGCATCCCAGGCAGCTGCCGCCGTGGACTTGAGTGGCCTGCTGTCACCCCAAGGGGCAATGGAACACCACCGTCAGAACGGCAGCTGACCTGTCGCCGCCTGCTCACCGCGCAGCCAGGCCAGCACCGCGCGGCGGGCTTCCGGGCGAAAGCCACCCGTCACCAGGGCCGGGGCGTCCACGTCCAGCGCGGCGTAGGGGTTGTACAGCGCCAGGTGCAGGTCAGGCGTGACCCCCACCAGGGCCGGGTGCCGGTGCCGGGCCGTGGTGGCCAGGATGACGGGCAGGCCAAGGGCGCGCAGGGCAGGCCAGTCCAGCATTTCCGGGTCCTCGAAGGCGTGCAGCTGCACGTCGTAGACCGTGCCCAGTTCACGGGCCAGGGTCTCGGCGTCGGCGCCCGCCTCGCTGACGGTCTGGCGCTGGGGGTGCCGGTGTGCGACCAGCACCACGCGCGAGCCGGGAACAGGGGCCTGGGGCGTACGGTAGGCGCTCAGGCCAGCAGCCCAGGCGCGGGCCAGCAGGTCCGCGTCGGCTGCCAGGTCCAGACTAGGGTCGGCCTGGGCAGGGTACTGGCGGGCCAACGCGTCCAGGCGGCCCAGGCTGGCCTGGATGGCTTCGGGGGGCAGGCGACCGTCTTGCAGGGCCTGCGCCACCGCCGCCAGGGTGGCGTCCTGGGCTTCACGGCGCCCCAGCGCCATGACCAGGTCAGCGCCGGCCTGCAGGGCCAGCACCGCCGCCTCGCCCCGGCCGTAGTGGCCGTCTATGGCCTGCATGCCCATCGAGTCGGTCACGATCACGCCCTCATAGCCCCAGGCCTGACGCAGCAACCCGGTCAGGACAGGATGCGAGAGGGTGGCAGGGTGCTGGGCGTCCAGCGCCGGGTAGATGATGTGCGCGGTCATGACAGCGGGCGCCTGATGCAGCAGCGCGCGGAACGGGGCCAGCTCGGTCTGGTCCAGTTCGGGCAGCGATTTGTGGACAGTCGGGAGGGCCAGGTGGCTGTCCAGGGTGGTGTCGCCGTGGCCTGGAAAATGCTTGACACAGGCCGCCACCCCGGCTCTGGCATGTCCGGCGAGGGCCGCGCGGCCCTGACGGGTGACCAGCGTGGGGTCGGCACCGTAGGCACGCTCGGCTATAACCGGGTTGGCAGGGCTCACGTTGACGTCCAGCACTGGGGCGAAGTTCCAGTTGATGCCCACACTGCGCAGCTGCCGGGCCAGGGCTGCACTGACAGCTTCGGTTAGGGCCGGGTCGTCGGCCATGCCCAGGGTCATGGCCCCCGGCGCGAATGGCCAGAAGTCCGGGCGCACAATCGCGCCGCCCTCGTGGTCCAGGGCAATCAGGGCGCCGTCGCCCATGACCGCGCGCAGGTCAGCGCACAGGGCGCGCAGTTGCGCGGCACTCTGCACATTCTTGCCGAACAGGCAGACGCTCCGAATGCCGTGCTCACGCAGGTGCGCCGCCGTGCTGTCGTCCAGCACAGGGCCAGGAATGTCCACCATCAGCAGGGCGCCGGGCTTGGGCAGAGGGGTCACGCTCCGCAGGGTACGGCACAGCGGCGGGAGAAGGGTCGGGCGGCTCTGTGGGCCTGGGAAGCAAAGAAAGGCAGGGGTCTCCTCCACCATAGCCTCTCACCAGCGCGGTACAGTTCAAATCACACCGCTTCTTCACTTCGCTGGTTTCCTGTTGCCCTGGCCCGCGCAGCCCTCTGTGCTGCGGTCTTCCCGCCTCAAGGAGTCACATGAAGAGTGTCCTCGCCACCCGGCCTGTCCGGCCCACCGCCTCTTTTCTGTCTGTGATCGCCCTGTGGCTGGGCAGCTGGGCGGGCGCTCAGGGCACAGCGGCCCCCGCTGACCTGCCCCACGACCCGACGCTGGTGGTGCCCGGCATCTGGGGGCCGTCGCTGCGGGTGGTGCCGGGCAGCCGCGCCGCCTCCCTGCTGACCGCCTGGGGCAACCGCTTTGCCTTTCTGGCGCCTTTGGAATCGCGGCTGGGCGAGGATTATCTGCTGCTACCGTGCGAGGCCAGTGGACGGACCGAGATGCGGCTGAGCTGGAGTGCGCTGACGCCCCTGAATGCCGGCACCCTGACCTTGGTGGCGAACCTAGGGAGTGGGCCGCCCAGAAATGTAAGCCTGACCCGCACCCGCGCAGACTGGCCCGACCTGTTCACATTGGCCCAATCCGACGCGGCGGCGCTGCTGGCGGCCCTTCAGGCAGGACAGAACGTAGCGCTGAAGCTGCCCACACCGCACCAAGCTGGCCTGACCTTTCGGGGGGCGGGGTTTGCAGCTGCCTGGGCCGAGCTGCGCGGCTGCCGGCTCTGAACTGGCAACCGCCAGATGAGCAATGACTAGCCCCCAAGAACACCTCGACCTGCAAGGTGGTGAGTACGAAACCACCAAGAGGTCACGCCAGAGCCGTTGCCACTTCGTGGATCAGGACAGAGCGGGACTGCTGAGCCTGCTGCGGCCGGGGCCGTCCAGGGGGCCGCCGCTTGACACCCCAGGGGGCGGCCCCTACCCTAAACGCACGTTTTCCTTTTGTTCACCACCGGCAAGCACCGCGCACTCCTGGCATTCGCCAGCCTGGCCGGTCGCCCACGGTGCGGAGGCTCCATGAAGAAACTGCTTCTGACCGCCCTGCTTTCCACCCTCAGCGCCGCGTCGGCCGCCACGCTGGTCTTCGGCGGCAACGGCGAACCCGTCAGCCTGGAATCGGGCAACATCACCGACGGCATTTCCATTCTGGTGCAGCGCCAGATTTACGACACTCTGGTGGACTTCAAGAACGGCACCACCGACCTGGTGCCCGGTCTGGCGACCAAGTGGACACCCAACGCCAACAACACCCAGTGGACCTTCACGCTGCGCAAGGGCGTGCGTTTCCACGACGGCACCGCGTTTAACGCTGACGCCGTGGTCTTTAACCTGAGCCGCTGGTGGGACAAGGCGCACCCCTACGGCTTCCGCGACCAGGGCCGCACCTTTGAAATCATGGGCGAGCTGCTGGGCGGCTACAAGGGCGACGCCACGGCCGTCATCAAGAACATCGTCAAGGTGAACGACTCCACCGTGCGCGTGGAACTGAACAAACCCTCCTCGGTGCTGCCCAACGTGCTGGCCGCCGGATACTTCGGCATTGCCAGCCCGACCGCCATCAAGAAAGACGGCGCCAAGTACGGCACGCCTGCCAGCAAGCCCATGGGCACCGGCCCCTTTATTTTCCAGAGCTGGCGCACCGGCGACCGCGTGACCCTGCTGCCCAACAAAGTCTACTGGGGCGAAAAGGCCAAGGTGGACCAGCTCGTCATCCGCTCCATCAAAGACGCCTCGCAGCGCCTGAACGAGCTGAAGGCCGGCACCATTGACTTTGCCAACGACCTGACCCCTGACAGCCTCAAGAGCGTTCAGGGCGACAACAACCTGGTGGATGTCAAGCGGCCCTCCTTCAACGTGGGCTTCGTCAGCCTGAACAACCGCAACACCTACCTGAAAAACGAGAAGGTGCGCCAGGCCATCAGCATGGCCATCAATAAGAAAGAAATCGTGGCTGCCTTCTGGAACGGCCTGGGCACCAGCAACGCCAGCTTCGTGCCGCCCGTGATGGCCTGGGCCAACAGCAGCAAGGTGCCGGCCGACTACAAGTTTGACCCCGCCGCCGCCAAGAAGATGCTGTCGGACGCCGGCTACGCCAACGGCTTCTCGCTGGACCTGTGGTACATGCCCGTCAGCCGCCCCTACTTCCCCAACCCCAAGCCCATCGCCGAGGCGATTGCCGCCGACCTGAGCGCCATTGGCATCAAGGTCAACCTGAAGACCGAAGACTGGGCCAAGTACCTGGAAGACCGCAACAAGGAACCCGGCTTCGACATGTACATGATCGGCTGGACGGGCGACTACGGCGACCCGGATAACTTCTACGGCGCCTACTACGGCAGCAACGCCAGCGACGACATCAACTGGAACCCCGTCAACGTGCAGACCCTGCTGGAGCAGGGCCGCGCCGCCGCCACCCAGGCCGCCAAGGCCAAGGTGTACCAGCAGCTGCACGAAATCACCTACAACGCCGCGTACCGCATCCCCATGGTGCACTCTAACCCCCTGGCCGCCGCGCGCACCTACGTCAAGGGCTGGATTCCCAGCCCCCTGGGCAGCGAGGCCTTTAACACCATCACGATTACCGGCAAGAAGTAACACCGGCCCACTCGCGCGCCTCTCCGGTCTGGGGAGGCGCGCGGCTGTCTGACCGCACAGTTCGCCGGAGCGGGACGCGGGGCCGGTGATTCCCGCTACACTGTGCGCCAATACGCCTTTTCCTGTCTGTGTGCGCCGCGAGCCAACCGCCGCGCACGTTCCGTCTCCGCTTCCCCTTCACTCTTCTGGAGGTCTGCTTTGGGCAGTTACCTGATTCGCCGCCTGCTGCGGACCGTGCTGGTCATGCTGGGCATCAGCCTGGTGGTGTTTGTATTTGTCCGTTCTATTCCCGGCGACCCGGCCGTGGCCATGCTGGGCGAACGCGCCACCGCCGAAGCCGCAGCCGCTCTGCGCGAGCAGCTGGGCCTGAACAAGCCGTGGTTTTTTAATCCAGCCAATCCGCTGGACGCCCAGTACCCCAGATACATGACCGCGCTGCTTCAGGGCGACCTGGGCACAGGCATCAAGAGCAATATTCCGGTCTGGGATGACCTGAAAGCCCGCTTTCCGGCCACCGCCGAGTTGAGTATTGCCGCGCTGCTGTTTGCCCTGGTGGTCGGTATGCCGGCAGGTATTCTGGCGGCGCTGCGGCGCAACAGTGGCTGGGACAATCTGGCGACCACCATTTCACTGCTGGGCGTCAGCATGCCCGTCTTCTGGCTGGGCCTGCTGCTGTCGTACTTTTTTGCCGTCAAACTGGGCTGGCTGCCGCCCAGTGGCCGCCTGGGCACCGACTACGACATTCAGCCCATCACAGGATTTAACATTCTGGACGCCCTGCTGCGCGGCCAGCCTGCCGCCGCCTGGGATTCTCTGCGGCACCTGATTCTGCCAGCCATTGCCCTGGGTACCATTCCCCTGGCCATCATCGCCCGGATCACCCGCAGTTCCATGCTGGATGTGCTGGGCCAGGATTACGTGCGCACCGCCCGCGCCAAGGGGCTGACGCACCGGACCGTCACCACCAAACACGCGCTGCGCAATGCCCTGCTGCCCGTGGTCACTGTCATTGGCCTGCAAGCCGGCGCCCTGCTCGGCGGCGCCGTGCTGACCGAAACGATCTTCTCGTGGCCAGGTATTGGCTCGTGGGTTTACGAGGCCATCAGTCAGCGTGACTATCCCATTATTCAGGGCGGGGTCATCTTTGCGGCGCTGGTGGTCAGCGTGGCCAACCTGATCGTGGACCTGAGTTACGCCGCCCTCGACCCGCGCATCCAGTACAGCTGAGGGCCATGACATGACGACTACAACCACTCTTCCCAGTACCAAACATAAGCAGGACAGTATTTTCTGGCGCCGCTTTCGCCGCTCCACGCCGGGCAAGGTGGGGGCCATCATCGTGGCGGTCTTTGTGCTGCTGGCGGTCTTTGCCAGTGTCATCAAGCCCTATGACCCCACCACGGACCGCAATTACCGCCTGACCTTAAAAGCCCCCAGCGTCAGCGCCCTCTGGGACAAGGAGGTGGCCGAGACCTACACCGACCCGGTGACGGGCAAGGTGAACCTGTGGGCCGCGCCGCTTGGGACCGACAACCTGGGCCGCGACATCATGACCCGCGTGCTCCACGGCACCCGCATCAGCTTGAAAGTGGGCGTGGTGAGCACGGTGCTGGCGCTCATTATAGGATCGCTGCTGGGCGTGCTGGCCGGGTATTTTGGCGGCTGGCTGGATTCCACACTGGGCTACCTGACGGATGTGATGCTGGCCTTTCCCAGCATTCTGCTCGCCATCGGTTTTGCCAGCATCTTCTCGACCGACAATCCACCGCTGCTGATTGCGGGCCTGGACCGCCTCTTCGCGCTCAACAGCCCGCAGCTCGTGACGGCCATGCTGGCGGTGTCTCTGGTGCAGGTGCCAGTGTACCTGCGTCTGGCGCGCGGCGTGGTGCTGTCGGTGCGCGAGCGTGAGTTCGTGCAGGCGGCGGGCGCGCTGGGGGCCACCCAGGGCCGCATGATCTTCCAGCATGTGCTGCCCAACAGCCTCTCGCCGCTGATTGTGCAGGGCGCCCTGAGCATCGCCACGGCCACCATCGAGGTCGCTGCGCTGGGCTTCTTAGGCATTGGGGCGCAGCCGCCCCTCCCCGAATGGGGCACCATGATCAGCGACAGCCGTCAGTACTACATTGACGCGCCGTGGACGATGGTGTTTCCGGGCCTGGCCATCTTCTTGACCGTGCTGGGCTTTAACCTGCTGGGCGACGGCCTGCGGGACGTGCTCGACCCCAGAAGCACGCAGTAAGAGATAGTGAGGGTAAAGAAGGGCGAGCCGCGTGGTCTCGCCCTTCTTGCTGGTATGAGGACGGTGCTGGATGGCCGTTAGACCTTGATGCGCCCAGCTGACTAGGGCGTCACCCAGTGAGCCGCTCCCGCTTACTGCGGCGCTGCATCTATCGCCTCACCCTGAATATTCCCTGGGGCCACATTCAATCCAGCGCGTGTAAGGCTCCCTCCAAGTCCTGCGCGTGAAAGCGCTGGCCCGTCGCATGGGCGAGTTGACGGGCCAGGCGGCGCAGAGGCAGGGGACGCAGATCCAGGCTGCCTGCCCCGGTGCCGCTGACATTGGCGTGGCCGGTCAGGTCAATGACGGTGTGGTAGGGCTGAACCAGGCCGGGCGGCAACTCTCCGGCCGTCAGCACGATCAGGTCAGCGCGGCCGGCCAGGTCGTTCACGCTGGGGTCGCGGCGGCTGAGGGGATAGACGCGCACGCCAGCCGGCACGTCACGCGCCGCCCGCTCAGCGTCAGGCGCACTGGCGGCCACCACACCTAGCTCGGTAAAGCCCAGCCGGGCCAGGGGCAAAGCCAGGGCCAGGTCGCCCGCATGCTGACCCAATAGCACGGCGCTGGCCCCCCGCGAGGCGTAGCCCGAGTCGTTCAGCAGATCCGTTAGGGCGTCGGCCCGGGCGAAAGTGCCGTGCAGGCTGCCAGAAAACGCCACTGCGTCCACCCGGCCCACCCGGCGGGCCGCCGCATCAGGGGACACCTGTTCGAACACGTGAGCCTCCTGACTGGGATGGACCAGCGCGCCGGTAAAGCGCAGCGGCCGGCAGGCGTCTAGCACCTTGCCCAGGTCGTCGGTCGGCACCGACAGCGCAATGATGCCCAGGTCACGCAGGGCGCGGGCGGCGTGGGTGGTGTAACCAATCAGGGCCAGAGGCGTGTCAAACGCGGGCATTGAGTTTCAGTGTAGCCCGGCTGACGAGTGGGACGGCTGTGAGACGACTGCCGGCTTTCACGCCTGCGTCTGAGCAGAGCGCAAAGTGGCCAATTCAACCCCTGATGCGGATTCCGCTTCATTGCAGCACAGCGAGAAAAGCACCGTCTGCGCTTCCATATCGCGGAATCCGCATCTTTTCCTGCTCGCTCTGCTGCGCAGATTTCCAAGTCCGCTCGGATTCCACCCGGCATTCTGCTCGATTCAATCGAAGTCCGTATGAAGTCCACTTTTTAGACAGAAGGGCCACGCAAAGGCCAGAAGGACGACCAAACTGAACAGAGAAGACCCGAATCTCACTCTGTCCTCCCCATTTGCCAGGGCGACCGGCCCCTCCCCCCTTACCCCCAGTCGGCAGGGCGCTCGGTCAGGCCAAAATGCCAGGCAATCGCCTGGGCAATCCGTGTTCCAGCGTGGCCGTCGCCGTAAGGGTTGCGGGCCTGGCGCATGGCCTGCAAAGTCTCTGCGCTGCCCAGGAGGCCGCTCAGGACCGCCTCCAAGCCTGCCGGGTCGTTGCCGGCCAGGGTCAGAACGCCCGCCTCTATACCTTCAGGGCGCTCGGTGACGTTGCGCAGCACGGCCACGGGAACGCCCAGGGCCGCGCCTTCCTCCTGAAGCCCTCCGCTGTCGGTGGCCAGCAGGCGGGACGCCGCCATCAGAGGCGCCATGTCGCTGTAATCCAGCGGGTCTACCAGCTCGAAGTTGGGCACGTCCGACAGAACCGGGCGCACCGCTTCCTGCACAGCGGGCGACAGGTGAACCGGGTAAATAAAGTGGTGGTCGGGGTGGGCCTGGGCCACGCGGGCCAGGGCCAGCGCCATCTCACGCATCATGGGCTGGTTCTCGCGGCGGTGCATGGTCACGGTGACCAGTGGCTGCCCAGCTTCTACCCGCGCCCGCCACCCGGCGCGCAGAGGGACGCGGCCCGCGACCTCACGCACCGCGTCTACCGCCGTCTGACCCGTCACAAAGATGCCCGCCTCGGACTTGCCTTCACGCACCAGATTGGCCTTACTGCCGGCAGTGGGGGCAAAATCCAGGGTGGAGAGGACACCGGTCAGGCGGCGGTTGGCCTCCTCAGGAAAGGGCTCCTTCAGGCTGCCGCTGCGCAGTCCGGCCTCAACGTGCCCCACCGGAATGCCCTCATAGAAGGCGGCCAGCGCCACGCAAAAGGAGGTGGTGGTGTCGCCGTGAACCAGCACCATGTCAGCGCCCATTTCGCGCAGCACGCGCCCGGCCTGCGGGACGATGCGGGCGGTCAGGTCGGCCAGGGTCTGCCGGTCGGTCATGACATTCAGGTCGCGGTCGGGCGTCAGCCCAAAGACCGCCAGCGCGCCGTCGAGCATTTGCCGCTGCTGTCCAGTGGACAGGATGGACGCGTGAAGCCCGGCTTGTGCCTGAACGGCGGCGTACACAGGAGCCATTTTGGTGGCTTCGGGGCGGGTGCCAAAGGCCAGAACAACGTGTTTGGTGGTATGCATCAGATTTGTCCTTCCCGCGCCGCTTCCAGGTTCTGCGCGCGAATGCGGCGGTAAGCGACAAAAAACAGACACAGCGACGCCGCCAGGACGGTGCCCCCAATGGCTTCGGGCCGCAGCCCTTGCAGCGACATGCCAGCGGCGCCGCAAGCCAGGGCCACCAGCCACAGAATCACAGCTGTTTGCCGGGCACTGGCGGTGCGAGCCAGCACGCGGTGGTGAATATGGGTCTTGTCGGGGTGTCGCAGTGGGTTACGAATCCCGCGTGCCAGGCGGCCAATCACGACCTGGGTCGTGTCCAGGAGGGGCAAGGCCAGCACGATCAGCGGCACCAGCAGGCTGGCCCCGGCGCTGACCTTCAGGGTACCCAGCAGACTGACGGCCGCCAGCGTGTAGCCAAAGAGGGTGCTGCCCGCGTCGCCCATGATGATGCGGCTGGGGTTGAAGTTATG
Above is a genomic segment from Deinococcus betulae containing:
- a CDS encoding glycoside hydrolase family 3 protein; this translates as MTPLPKPGALLMVDIPGPVLDDSTAAHLREHGIRSVCLFGKNVQSAAQLRALCADLRAVMGDGALIALDHEGGAIVRPDFWPFAPGAMTLGMADDPALTEAVSAALARQLRSVGINWNFAPVLDVNVSPANPVIAERAYGADPTLVTRQGRAALAGHARAGVAACVKHFPGHGDTTLDSHLALPTVHKSLPELDQTELAPFRALLHQAPAVMTAHIIYPALDAQHPATLSHPVLTGLLRQAWGYEGVIVTDSMGMQAIDGHYGRGEAAVLALQAGADLVMALGRREAQDATLAAVAQALQDGRLPPEAIQASLGRLDALARQYPAQADPSLDLAADADLLARAWAAGLSAYRTPQAPVPGSRVVLVAHRHPQRQTVSEAGADAETLARELGTVYDVQLHAFEDPEMLDWPALRALGLPVILATTARHRHPALVGVTPDLHLALYNPYAALDVDAPALVTGGFRPEARRAVLAWLRGEQAATGQLPF
- a CDS encoding ABC transporter permease, whose protein sequence is MTTTTTLPSTKHKQDSIFWRRFRRSTPGKVGAIIVAVFVLLAVFASVIKPYDPTTDRNYRLTLKAPSVSALWDKEVAETYTDPVTGKVNLWAAPLGTDNLGRDIMTRVLHGTRISLKVGVVSTVLALIIGSLLGVLAGYFGGWLDSTLGYLTDVMLAFPSILLAIGFASIFSTDNPPLLIAGLDRLFALNSPQLVTAMLAVSLVQVPVYLRLARGVVLSVREREFVQAAGALGATQGRMIFQHVLPNSLSPLIVQGALSIATATIEVAALGFLGIGAQPPLPEWGTMISDSRQYYIDAPWTMVFPGLAIFLTVLGFNLLGDGLRDVLDPRSTQ
- the wecB gene encoding non-hydrolyzing UDP-N-acetylglucosamine 2-epimerase; this encodes MHTTKHVVLAFGTRPEATKMAPVYAAVQAQAGLHASILSTGQQRQMLDGALAVFGLTPDRDLNVMTDRQTLADLTARIVPQAGRVLREMGADMVLVHGDTTTSFCVALAAFYEGIPVGHVEAGLRSGSLKEPFPEEANRRLTGVLSTLDFAPTAGSKANLVREGKSEAGIFVTGQTAVDAVREVAGRVPLRAGWRARVEAGQPLVTVTMHRRENQPMMREMALALARVAQAHPDHHFIYPVHLSPAVQEAVRPVLSDVPNFELVDPLDYSDMAPLMAASRLLATDSGGLQEEGAALGVPVAVLRNVTERPEGIEAGVLTLAGNDPAGLEAVLSGLLGSAETLQAMRQARNPYGDGHAGTRIAQAIAWHFGLTERPADWG
- a CDS encoding prohibitin family protein, with the protein product MTDSQTTRNTTRPLQVRPPGRRAAWAIGGVVAAALLLSQSLKVIPAGYVGVVFSAFSGVKSGVRQEGIHLLMPFVDRVNLYDARLQEVTLAHNINDGDEGAIRARSQEGLDITADVTVQFRIDRAKAAILHKELGRNYLQTVIRPQVRSKVRDAIGQFSAADLISTQRQAVEASITTALRQVFERNNLVLDSVLLRELRIPDSVAKAIEQKQTAEQQVAVEKNRLQQANISAQRAVVEAEGAAKASVAKARGEAEALSLRGRALRENPQLIQLTVAEKLSPGIQTVMLPSDGNFLLDVANLTKPKTGN
- a CDS encoding ABC transporter substrate-binding protein, coding for MKKLLLTALLSTLSAASAATLVFGGNGEPVSLESGNITDGISILVQRQIYDTLVDFKNGTTDLVPGLATKWTPNANNTQWTFTLRKGVRFHDGTAFNADAVVFNLSRWWDKAHPYGFRDQGRTFEIMGELLGGYKGDATAVIKNIVKVNDSTVRVELNKPSSVLPNVLAAGYFGIASPTAIKKDGAKYGTPASKPMGTGPFIFQSWRTGDRVTLLPNKVYWGEKAKVDQLVIRSIKDASQRLNELKAGTIDFANDLTPDSLKSVQGDNNLVDVKRPSFNVGFVSLNNRNTYLKNEKVRQAISMAINKKEIVAAFWNGLGTSNASFVPPVMAWANSSKVPADYKFDPAAAKKMLSDAGYANGFSLDLWYMPVSRPYFPNPKPIAEAIAADLSAIGIKVNLKTEDWAKYLEDRNKEPGFDMYMIGWTGDYGDPDNFYGAYYGSNASDDINWNPVNVQTLLEQGRAAATQAAKAKVYQQLHEITYNAAYRIPMVHSNPLAAARTYVKGWIPSPLGSEAFNTITITGKK
- a CDS encoding ABC transporter permease translates to MGSYLIRRLLRTVLVMLGISLVVFVFVRSIPGDPAVAMLGERATAEAAAALREQLGLNKPWFFNPANPLDAQYPRYMTALLQGDLGTGIKSNIPVWDDLKARFPATAELSIAALLFALVVGMPAGILAALRRNSGWDNLATTISLLGVSMPVFWLGLLLSYFFAVKLGWLPPSGRLGTDYDIQPITGFNILDALLRGQPAAAWDSLRHLILPAIALGTIPLAIIARITRSSMLDVLGQDYVRTARAKGLTHRTVTTKHALRNALLPVVTVIGLQAGALLGGAVLTETIFSWPGIGSWVYEAISQRDYPIIQGGVIFAALVVSVANLIVDLSYAALDPRIQYS
- a CDS encoding NAD(P)-dependent oxidoreductase, which codes for MIRTAFLGLGAMGFPMAAHLAQQAQAQGEQALVWNRTPGRAEAHAEQHGSLAVALTDTAQADLLLTCLPTSSEVDEVMQTLLPHLRPGTVWVDCTSGHPDAARRQQETLAARGIPFLDAPVSGGTLGAQTGTLTVMVGGDAATLAQVQPALTFARKVVHVGGTGAGFAVKAVNNALLAVNLWAAGEGLAVLGRAGVQLGAALDVINASSGRSNATENLIGQRVLTREFPATFALGLLAKDAGIASELTQAVGGSAPVLAQVAALLRGAARTVGAEADHTAALKAIEAMNDLELR
- a CDS encoding shikimate dehydrogenase — translated: MPAFDTPLALIGYTTHAARALRDLGIIALSVPTDDLGKVLDACRPLRFTGALVHPSQEAHVFEQVSPDAAARRVGRVDAVAFSGSLHGTFARADALTDLLNDSGYASRGASAVLLGQHAGDLALALPLARLGFTELGVVAASAPDAERAARDVPAGVRVYPLSRRDPSVNDLAGRADLIVLTAGELPPGLVQPYHTVIDLTGHANVSGTGAGSLDLRPLPLRRLARQLAHATGQRFHAQDLEGALHALD